gttaaaaaagaatTCACAGTTTCCCCATAGAAATTTACCTGGTATATGTCTCCATAATTCTGGATTTCTCCATTTGAGGTGTAACATTTGCCATCATTGAAATCCCAGCCAGAGTATGGCACTTCTGGAAAACTTTCGCTCCCAGCATCGAAATAGCTTCCACACGTTGAGTGGGTTCCTGAGCCACCCGCAGCCCCACACATGTGGTTGACAACAGCATCCACATAAATATAAACCTGGAAAAGTAGTGATTGCACTTCGGTGTGCTTTGTAGCACGGGGAAGCGACAGTCAGAGCTTTACCACATCACTGTTAATTcaaccttttttcccctttcacatCATTCTCCATTTATGCCTCCTTTGAGGACAGGAGCAGTGACTTCCGTCAGCTGAAACCGCACTGCTTGCTGTATCAGTTACATGTTTTAAAGGCACTTACTCCAACGTTGTTGCATCTGGTCACCATGTCTCTGAATTCATTTTCGTTTCCTGATCGAGTGCAGATCTTGTAGCTGATGGGCTGGTATCTTTCCCACCAGGGTCTGTTTGGGTTAGTAAcgacaatattttcatttggaggAGAAACCTGCAGGTGAGATGGTGGACCTCAGTAAGAAATGagtagtttttatttcaagttctaAGTGCAAAACGTGCACCAAGATTAGTCCTGGATTTCCATGAGAGACGGGCTTTGCGCCAGACCCGgtctctctcgctctctctccctccctgcagcacaagCTCGGGTCTGCGAGATGTCTGTCTTGTAGACTGGTGACAAGGAAGTTCTCTTTTGTTCCCATGGGCTGCCCATGTCCAGCCTGGGCCTGCTGTCCAAGGACATGCGCATGGGAGGGCTGAAGCCACAGGAACTACTTTTGTCTGGAATAGAGACATCCTTTGGAAAGCCAAAACTCCACGCTGAGACACTTGCCTTGgtaaaaagggaagaggaaaacttAGCCTTCCAAGGGAAGCCCGTCAGGGGAAAGCATGCACCTTTGCAGCTGGTCTGCTGGAGAGACACTCTACCCAGGCCGGCAGGATCTCCGGTTGCGCCTAACAGCATTTACTACTTCCATCCCCACGTTCCACACCAAAGTTACTTGGAGCTGGCTGTCTCCGATTCTGGCCTACTGCGGTTCATTAATCAAATGCTACAAAGCAGTTTTACTACCTACGGGCAGGAAACAACGTACCTGAACTCCTCCAAATCCATTAGGAGCTAAGTAGCGTTCACACTCAAGAGCAATATCGGCCCAGCGCCATTCAAAGAGATGTACAATAGATGTCCTCCCAGCCTTAGTGTTGGGGTTGTACTGCGCCCCGCAAAGCCCTATGGCCACGAGGAGAAGGAGAACTTGCATGGTGCCTTCAGCATAAGGCTGTGGTCTCTCCACTGGCCATTTATACTCCTGCAAGATGACAAAGTTCCTATTGCAGCTGACAGATTTCTCAGAGATAAACACTATCAGTTATTGTTTGGCTAGCGAGCTGGGTATCactcttccattttgttttttttttcctgaattgcCCCACAGCTGAAGATAAAATACCTTTTCACAATGTCTATGCCTTATCATAAACCAAGCAGTCTGTGCACAGCGCACCCAAATTTGGGACTGTATTCTTTCCAGTCgtataaaaaaagataatgtaTCAGAAGTTAGCCCAGGCGTGACACGTGGACCCTCAAGGGGAGCTCTGGAAcgtaaaaggaaaggaaaggaattaaaagacAAGTGGAACTCTAATAGCTCTCAGAGAATGAATGAATTCATCAGCATTCAGAGGCATCTAGCGCTCACGATTAATCCCAGCTCACACCTAGGTACCAGACCAGCCACTCTCAGTCAATAGCAGATGCATCACACAACACATTGTGAGACTTGAACAGCTGAATCACACTGGTAATTGGAAATTGGCCGTATGTTTTTTTAGTGTTATTTCACAGTGCCTGCTAGCCAATATTACAGTTTTTCATCACACAGTCATGCAGAGTAACTGTTGCTCTACCTGACTTAAAGTGATGAGTTTCAAGTACTTTCCTGTGGAGCGCCTCCATAAGCTTTCACCTTCCTTTAAATGACCACTGATTTATCTGAGTCAAGGAGGGAAATGCAAAATTAGATGTAAAGAGATAGTGCAGATGAATTTTTGATGTCTGTCATAAAACTGAATTGGAAAGCCAAATGGATCTGTTGCCTAAGCCTCTGCTGGCTGTTCCTGcaatttcctctttcaaaaaCCTTCCTGCTTTTGCTTGTGACATGATGTGAGGATCTCATTTGGAACTAATACATAACATCAAGTTCTTAGTACAACACTCCATGAGTAAGCTGGAGTCGGGCCGATGATAAAACAACACTCTGTGAGAAttcaaaaaccagaaaatcCCTGACACTTAGTGAATAACCGTGAGAAAAGCAAGAAGTCCACAAACAGGCATACCCACTCCAAGAGAAAATGTCATTACACTTTGTACCTGAACTGCCTCGAGTATGTTCTTTCTAAACTAGCCATGACATTCCATATGTGTCAGATACATTCTTGTCTTTCCCAGAATTTGTGTTCAAGGATGAAATGCCAAAGCAGGTCCTGTTTGCCCACCTGTTCATTTTCGTGTCATAGACCTTACTAGAGGTCTGTTTGCgctacaaaaaatgaaatagcaaattgcctttattttaacTAATAGCAATGGCACATTGATTGGTGGGAACTTTGGTTCATTGCTTTCTACCTTCAGTACTGGCACAgtagaagacaaatatttccaaatggGAGCACGAGGGAATAAGGATTCTAACATCGTAAGTAAAAGGACTCAATTCATTCTTCCAAAAATATGCACCAGCTCCAAACATGACCTTGTCTACTCTTCAACAACAAGCAACCAATGAGGTGATTACAAATTGTGATTATGAGGATAGTGAGAACAAACCTATTGTTCGTCATTATTGGCAAGACCAACCCAATGCATCTGAGGTCAAATTTGAAAACACCATTCCCTCTAGGCTTGTCTTAAGCTAATGGTAAGTGATTCAGCTGTTCAAGTCTCACAACGTGTTGTGTGATGCATCTGCTATTGACTGAGAGTGGCTGGTCTGGTACCTAGGTGTGAGCTGGGATTAATCGTGAGCGCTAGATGCCTCTGAATGCTGATGAATTCATTCATTCTCTGAGAGCTATTAGAGTTCCACTTgtcttttaattcctttcctttccttttatgttCCAGAGCTCCCCTTGAGGGTCCACGTGTCACGCCTGGGCTAACTTCTGAtacattatctttttttatacGACTGGAAAGAATACAGTCCCAAATTTGGGTGCGCTGTGCACAGACTGCTTGGTTTATGATAAGGCATAGACATTGTGAAAAGGTATTTTATCTTCAGCTGTGGGgcaattcaggaaaaaaaaaacaaaatggaagagtGATACCCAGCTCGCTAGCCAAACAATAACTGATAGTGTTTATCTCTGAGAAATCTGTCAGCTGCAATAGGAACTTTGTCATCTTGCAGGAGTATAAATGGCCAGTGGAGAGACCACAGCCTTATACTGAAGGCACCATGCAAGTTCTCCTTCTCCTCGTGGTGGCCATAGGGCTTTGCGGGGCGCAGTACAACCCCAACACTAAGGCTGGGAGGACATCTATTGTACATCTCTTTGAATGGCGCTGGGCCGATATTGCTCTTGAGTGTGAACGCTACTTAGCTCCTAATGGATTTGGAGGAGTTCAGGTACGTTGTTTCCTGCCCGTAGGTAGTAAAACTGCTTTGTAGCATTTGATTAATGAACCGCAGTAGGCCAGAATCGGAGACAGCCAGCTCCAAGTAACTTTGGTGTGGAACGTGGGGATGGAAGTAGTAAATGCTGTTAGGCGCAACCGGAGATCCTGCCGGCCTGGGTAGTGTCTCTCCAGCAGACCAGCTGCAAAGGTGCATGCTTTCCCCTGACGGGCTTCCCTTGGAAGGCTaagttttcctcttccctttttacCAAGGCAAGTGTCTCAGCGTGGAGTTTTGGCTTTCCAAAGGATGTCTCTATTCCAGACAAAAGTAGTTCCTGTGGCTTCAGCCCTCCCATGCGCATGTCCTTGGACAGCAGGCCCAGGCTGGACATGGGCAGCCCATGGGAACAAAAGAGAACTTCCTTGTCACCAGTCTACAAGACAGACATCTCGCAGACCCGAGcttgtgctgcagggagggagagagagcgagagagacCGGGTCTGGCGCAAAGCCTGTCTCTCATGGAAATCCAGGACTAATCTTGGTGCACGTTTTGCACTtagaacttgaaataaaaactactCATTTCTTACTGAGGTCCACCATCTCACCTGCAGGTTTCTcctccaaatgaaaatattgtcgTTACTAACCCAAACAGACCCTGGTGGGAAAGATACCAGCCCATCAGCTACAAGATCTGCACTCGATCAGGAAACGAAAATGAATTCAGAGACATGGTGACCAGATGCAACAACGTTGGAGTAAGTGCCTTTAAAACATGTAACTGATACAGCAAGCAGTGCGGTTTCAGCTGACGGAAGTCACTGCTCCTGTCCTCAAAGGAGGCATAAATGGAGAATGATGTGAAAGGGGAGAAATGAAAGTGAAAGGGGAAAACGGTTGAATTAACAGTGATGCGGTAAGGCTCTGACTGTCGCTTCCCAGTGCTACAAAGCATACTGAAGTGCAATCACTACTTTTCCAGGTTTATATTTATGTGGATGCTGTTGTCAACCACATGTGTGGGGCTGCGGGTGGCTCAGGCACCCATTCAACCTGTGGAAGCTATTTCAATGCTGGGAGCGAAAGTTTTCCAGAAGTGCCATACTCTGGCTTGGATTTCAATGATGGCAAATGTCACACCTCAAATGGAGAAATTCAGAATTATGGAGACATGTATCAGGTAAATTTCTATGGGAGAACTGTGAATTCTTTTTAACCTGTTGTGTAAGATTACACAGGGAAGGCACATTGTGGTGCACAGTATTGTAGGCACTGAGAAATCACAAACCTGCCCCACATGTTTCATGTGGGCATGCGCAGGAGTGTGCGCCTGAACTGATGGAGCCCAAAGCACTCAGCTGCACCAGTGAGCTCTTCCTTACGGCTGGTAAACTCAGCTGAGCCTGATAAGGTGCCCCCTGCAAAACTGGCAGCAGTGCAAGATGCTACCCTGGCTGCACGCGGCAGTCTTTTTGTACATGGAATGTGTGGCAGTTCTTTCTCAAGGTCACAGCTCAGCCTTCATCTGCTTTGCAGCAACACTCAGTGCCAATTCCCACACTGAATGCTGATGACATCAAGATGGGGAGGTGATATTTTATTCACAGCTGCTCTATAAACTGCAGCATGGAGTGAGACCACAGTGCTCTTCATTACCTTCTCCGtactcctttttcctttcttctttctccttttttggttctgccttctcctttctcctttctcctttcttctttcccttttctttcatccattttcttttccttatttctttttccttttcctttgtccttTGTCCTTCATCctttgtacattttatttgtccttttctttttcctttgtttgctcCTTTTACCTTTGTTCTTTGTCCATTCTCACTCTCCTTTACCTTGCTCCTTTGtcctttctccatttcctttacCTTGCTCCTTTTTCCTTACACAGGTCCGTGACTGTCGCTTGAGTGGTCTTCTTGATCTGGCCCTGGACAAGGACTATGTACGCTCAAAAGTTGCAGAGTACATGAATCACCTCATTAGTATTGGTGTAGCAGGCTTCCGGATTGATGCTGCCAAGCATATGTGGCCTGGGGACATCAAAGCATTTCTGGACAAGCTGAGCACTCTGAATACTCGATGGTTTCCTTCAGGAACAAAACCGTTCATTTACCAAGAGGTAATCGCcatgattttcctttctgcctccctTTATGCATGTGTCCTTTctaccttcctcctcctgagaGGTGACAGTGATGCCATAGGCCTGTTCCTACACACCAGGAAAGACTGAGCTCTGCAGTCCAGTGGGCGAGTGATAACTGCCCTTCAGAAATGCAAGACGTCCTGAAATCTATGTCGGGATTTCTAATGGTCAACTGACTAGGAGGTGGTAGGCGGCAACTTAGGGCAACTCTACGGCCCTATCTTTCCACATGGTTACATCATGCATTGTACCAACTTTTGGTTGATCTGCCTGGCAGAAATGAACGTGCTGGGCAATGCATTTCTCTCGATCTAAAGCATGAGGTGATGTTGCTGGCTGTATGCTGCAGATTTTTTGTCTCTGTGGGACCAGAACAGATAATTACCTTCTGCTTCCTCTACTAGGTAATTGACTTGGGCGGCGAGCCGATCACAGGCAGTCAGTACTTTGGAAATGGCCGAGTGACTGAATTCAAATATGGTGCAAAACTGGGGACAGTGATCCGCAAGTGGAATGGAGAAAAGATGTCCTACTTAAAGTAAGGGCGACCATCCTGCAGCTTGCCTAGGATACGCTGGATGCGCAGCTTGACGGGGTAGATTCAAGTCTTTGTGTTTTTGGCCAGGAACTGGGGAGAAGGCTGGGGCTTTGTGCCTTCTGACAGAGCCCTGGTCTTTGTGGATAACCATGACAACCagcgggggcacggggctggtgGAGCTTCCATTCTAACCTTCTGGGACGCCAGGTAAGGAATGCTGGGTTGTCTGGGTGATGCCTCTTCCTCTTGCtgatttgtttgtctgtttgttccCCGGCACGCTTTCTCTTGCCACGTCTCATTATGCTTTTGGCCCATCAGGCTTTATAAAATGGCCGTTGGTTTCATGTTGGCTCATCCGTATGGGTTCACACGTGTGATGTCAAGTTATCGTTGGACAAGAAATTTTGTAAATGGGCAGGTAAGTTTGTAAAGCTGAAGATTCACGTTTGCTAACCTTCTCAAGTGATTTCTCTGTCCTGTGTTGGATCGGGTGGGTGGAAATTAGATGTGCCATCCATCCCGCTTTTTGCTCTGCATTTTCCAGTAAGAACTTTCAAATGTCTCTTTTCAATAAAAGGATGCCAACGACTGGATTGGACCACCTAGCAACTCGGATGGATCAACAAAGTCTGTTACAATCAATGCGGACAC
This Cygnus olor isolate bCygOlo1 chromosome 8, bCygOlo1.pri.v2, whole genome shotgun sequence DNA region includes the following protein-coding sequences:
- the LOC121074137 gene encoding pancreatic alpha-amylase-like — translated: MQVLLLLVVAIGLCGAQYNPNTKAGRTSIVHLFEWRWADIALECERYLAPNGFGGVQVSPPNENIVVTNPNRPWWERYQPISYKICTRSGNENEFRDMVTRCNNVGVYIYVDAVVNHMCGAAGGSGTHSTCGSYFNAGSESFPEVPYSGLDFNDGKCHTSNGEIQNYGDMYQVRDCRLSGLLDLALDKDYVRSKVAEYMNHLISIGVAGFRIDAAKHMWPGDIKAFLDKLSTLNTRWFPSGTKPFIYQEVIDLGGEPITGSQYFGNGRVTEFKYGAKLGTVIRKWNGEKMSYLKNWGEGWGFVPSDRALVFVDNHDNQRGHGAGGASILTFWDARLYKMAVGFMLAHPYGFTRVMSSYRWTRNFVNGQDANDWIGPPSNSDGSTKSVTINADTTCGNGWVCEHRWRQIKNMVIFRNVVNGQPFSNWWDNGSNQVAFGRGNKGFIVFNNDDWYMNTNLQTGLPAGTYCDVISGQKEGKKCTGKQVYVSGDGMANFQISNSDEDPFVAIHVDAKL